Part of the Quercus robur chromosome 5, dhQueRobu3.1, whole genome shotgun sequence genome, aacaaatttcaataataagAAAAAGGGTTAAAAACTCCCGCCAAATTGTAAACCTTTTTCTTTCCACACTAATTACCGGCTACAGCCGGTAACCCAACATTCCCTCTcccaaataaaagttaaaacccaataCCAGTCCCATTTTGATTCTCTTCTTTCTCCATTTCTCAGTCACCGGTTCACCGTCTAATCTTTGTTTCAAAAGCTTTCACTTTTCAATGAGAAAAACCGATCCCTATCCAcaacccgaacccgaaccatcaaatccaaatccaaacccaaatccaaatccgTTCTTCTATTCATATTCCGGGTCGAGACTATGAGCGCCGTGAACATCACAAACGTCGCCGTTTTGGACAACCCAGCCACGTTTCTCAAACCCTTTCAGTTCGAGATCTCCTACGAGTGCTTGACCCCTCTCAAAGACGGTAACTACAATCACCAAACGTCAccgttttgttttatttttttttttttttttttttttttactttttttttagcttcatcTAGGGTTTGTTAAACTACtacttgaatttaattaggCTTCTATTGCATTAATATTTCgttaatttattgtaaaagttcGTAAATTTAAAGTCTTTTTGAGTTTGAAAGCTGTCTTAGTTGTTATGACTTATGATGATGTCTTGTACTCTAGCAAGTCTTGTGTTGTTGTTCTTTGCATCTAATTAGGATAAATGTCATGTTTTATTTTGGGCATGAATTCTTTGCTtttgaatttgttgaatgaCTAGGAAGTTGAAAATCACAATTTCGACATTCTTGTTGTGTTCACGAATTAACAAGTGGCGTGTTGTGAGTTCGAGTCCAGGATTCagcctctccaaaaaaaattaaaaattgggGGTAAGATTGTCTACCAATGCAATCGCCTATGCCAAACCGTGCAAAAGTGGGAGTTTTGTGCATTGGGTACGGcctttttgtttgttgtgtTCACAAAGGGGTAAAGTCTTGTTGGGTGGCTATGGGTGGTTTATAGGGGTGTTTAAGGTCAAAAGATATGAATgcaaatcttaaaatttttgttgttgttgttagtcGAACCAAATATGCCTTAGCTCTAATGCAAATAAATGGGATATGCTCAAATGCGTTTTTGTCCAACCATTGATTTTGTATTGTGAAAATTTATACCCTTTAACTGGTTTAGGAGGATatggagaaagagaagagacCGTGGTATCAAACCTAAAGCAAAAGgtagagagaagaaaaacaaaaggaaatggAACCAGGAAAGTTGATTTCTCATTATTCCCTCTCTTATTTTTTGAAGGGCTAAATTGGTTACTATGAAAGAATTTATAGACCTTGTTTCATTTCTTTTGGGAACCAAACGCTTGTGTTGAAGTCGGCATCTAAGGGACAATAGGTCACCTGTTGCCACTATCTCTATTTCAGTCTAGAGCACTGAGACTAAATCTGGGTTGTATATTTCACTCATTTCATCTCCCCTTCCCCCCCTCAAGCTTGATCAATCAGAATGGGGAATTAGTACGATtaatgcagtttttttttttttttttttttttttttttttttttttttttatacaagatagagtttctactttagcctaatctaagtatatatgtgtgtgaaactccctcctggagacttgaactccagCCCTTACCCTCCACACcctacaagcatttatacttgtggagtgaccaccgcaccaagggtgCGTGGTGGTAGTTTGTTTGGTGTTAAGAGTGCAGTTATCTGAAAGCTTCATTTATGCAGAATGAACAAGCAGTATCTGACTTAAAGGAAGATTAACctgggaaaaaaattgtaacgtTTGAGCATTTGTAATCTGATTAATTCTTCCCATAAATTTGGATGCTTTATAATTACTTTTTAAGAAAACTAAGAATCCAATGATGTCTGATCCAGTCCTGATTTGATTTGAAGTCCATCTATTGAGATATGATAGGCTTAGGTAAAGTGTTTAATAGGAAGAGAAGTTCAAAAAGTAGTTTGATTTAGTTAGTCCTGTGTTAGAATCCATGTGTTTGTTTAAGATATGCCATACACAGGATGAGACAACAAAGAAGCCCCTGATGGTTTGAAAAAGGCACTGGATCTAAGTGAGGCTTTTGGCCtgttccttttaattttttctttcttgcccTGAATGAATAAGCTAATCTTCATCTTTAAGCATGTAGATGTTTATATCTTTGATAGAACTCATAGAAGAAGCATTTCTATATTTCCTTTAGAAGTTCTTTTTTGAACTCCAGCTACCAAGTACTTGAATTTGAGATACTAAAATGCTTTGAGGATGTAGCATTTTTGTCAAGATATTCTGTACATTTGCTTAGGGTAAAAGTGGCAGGTGCAGCTAAGCTGTATTTCAGTATTTGATGCATTCTTTAACCACTCGATGCCTTCTCTCTTCACCCCCACTCTCCCTGTTAGGTGGAGTCACTTAATTATACTAATGGGAATCATTCATTTATCtctttaaacttttaaattttttttttttttttctctaatataAACTTTTTGTGCATTTCCCTTGTTTGTTATCACAATCTATGTAGTTAAATTTGTTTCTTTGACTTCTGCCTTGCTAGCCTTGCCATATTTTAACTCATAAAACACTGCAGATTTGGAATGGAAACTCATTTATGTGGGATCTGCTGAGGATGAGACATATGACCAACTTCTTGAAAGTGTGCTTGTTGGGCCAGTCAACATTGGCAACTACCGATTTGTCCTTCAGGTAGTTTTTGATGAATGCTTGTGCTAAGTCCTAAACTTGGTTTTCAATGCTAATTTGCTTATGAAAAtaacactaatttttttttcttattgggGCCCCTGGCAGGCAGACCCTCCAGACCCATCAAAAATCCGTGATGAAGATATCATTGGCGTCACAGTACTGCTATTGACATGTTCTTATCTTGGACAAGAGTTTATTCGAGTTGGATACTATGTGAACAACGATTATGATGACGAACAGCTAAGAGAGGAGCCTCCACCAAAGGTTTCGGTTgatagggttcaaagaaatatTTTGGCCGACAAGCCCAGGGTCACAAAGTTCCCAATCAATTTTCATCCTGAGAACAATGAACATGGTGAAGAACCCCCACCTTTAGCTGAGAATGCCATTGAGACCAATGCAAATGGAGAAGAACCACTCCCCTCACCTGAAGGACCAGCCATTGAGCACTAGGTTGTAAATTGAAGCAACTGCATGACATATTGTGACATTTTGACTTCAAATTTTAACTACTGATGATTTTGGGTGAAACTGGTTTTCCAA contains:
- the LOC126725115 gene encoding histone chaperone ASF1B-like, with the translated sequence MSAVNITNVAVLDNPATFLKPFQFEISYECLTPLKDDLEWKLIYVGSAEDETYDQLLESVLVGPVNIGNYRFVLQADPPDPSKIRDEDIIGVTVLLLTCSYLGQEFIRVGYYVNNDYDDEQLREEPPPKVSVDRVQRNILADKPRVTKFPINFHPENNEHGEEPPPLAENAIETNANGEEPLPSPEGPAIEH